One Cardinium endosymbiont cEper1 of Encarsia pergandiella genomic region harbors:
- a CDS encoding ankyrin repeat domain-containing protein — translation MKRLSLVYFSIKSVSLLIGFWILSISGSHSYACSETHQVPVANQPFTVNRPLVWAIQDNNLKKVTALLIDKKNVNNQDFLGYSPLHYAAKYGKAAVVACLLEAKPLLNQISVSNGHTPLLLAIERGHKKIVSLLLAAGADPNILNHKGCHPLQLAIQQNRKDLVQLLLQAGAMCNVTPSPLLLAIKGRSLPIIRLLLEQKQIVETQDKNGYTGFHWAVKQNSVAIFQLLLRSGRFNINAKAANGATPLHLIVANKKSKLLKTLRHLPLLEVNIQDRIGNTPLHYAVVTNQLEAVNGLLRYPALDVNIPNHLGKTSLHYAVQYRHTAIVKKLLVHVGNGLSIQDKEGITPLELAMHQNNTKIYKLMLAYIEAF, via the coding sequence ATGAAACGGTTATCCCTTGTTTATTTTTCTATAAAAAGTGTAAGCCTATTGATTGGCTTTTGGATCTTATCTATCAGCGGGTCACATAGTTATGCGTGTTCAGAAACCCATCAGGTACCAGTAGCCAATCAGCCATTTACTGTGAACAGACCACTTGTATGGGCCATTCAAGATAATAATCTAAAAAAGGTTACTGCCCTACTGATTGATAAAAAAAATGTTAATAACCAAGATTTTTTAGGATATAGTCCATTGCATTATGCGGCTAAATATGGCAAAGCAGCAGTGGTTGCATGTTTGCTTGAAGCCAAACCTTTATTAAATCAAATAAGTGTTAGCAATGGCCATACACCTTTGTTATTGGCCATTGAAAGGGGACATAAAAAAATTGTGTCGCTTTTGCTGGCAGCTGGTGCAGATCCAAATATTTTAAATCATAAAGGGTGCCATCCACTACAATTGGCTATTCAACAAAACAGAAAGGACCTTGTGCAATTATTATTGCAAGCAGGTGCTATGTGTAACGTTACGCCTAGTCCTTTATTGTTGGCCATTAAAGGGCGAAGTCTGCCAATCATTCGGCTGTTGTTGGAACAAAAACAAATTGTTGAAACACAGGATAAGAATGGATATACAGGCTTCCATTGGGCAGTTAAACAAAATAGCGTAGCTATTTTTCAATTACTATTAAGGTCTGGTCGTTTTAACATCAACGCTAAGGCAGCTAATGGTGCGACACCATTGCATCTTATAGTTGCCAATAAAAAAAGCAAGTTGTTAAAAACTTTGCGCCATCTGCCCTTATTGGAAGTAAATATACAAGATCGTATAGGCAATACACCCTTACACTATGCGGTCGTTACAAATCAACTAGAAGCTGTGAATGGTTTATTGCGTTATCCTGCGTTGGATGTAAATATACCCAACCACCTAGGTAAAACCTCTTTACATTATGCTGTTCAATACCGACATACCGCTATAGTAAAAAAACTATTGGTACATGTGGGTAATGGTCTATCTATACAAGACAAAGAAGGCATTACCCCATTAGAACTTGCTATGCATCAAAATAATACTAAAATTTATAAGTTAATGTTAGCCTATATAGAAGCCTTTTAG
- the glyA gene encoding serine hydroxymethyltransferase, giving the protein MKQDSIIFSLIAKEKNRQETGLELIASENFVSAQVAAATGSILTNKYAEGLPGKRYYGGCDIVDAVESLAIDRAKALFNVDWVNVQPHSGSQANAALMMAVLKPGDKILGFDLAHGGHLTHGASVNFSGKLYQSFFYGVNQARGSIEWEEVAQKARVVQPVMIICGASAYSRDWDYVRLRAIADEVGAFLWADIAHPAGLISQGLLNNPFPYCHFVTTTTHKTLRGPRGGMILMGKDFENPFGKTNARGMVQNMSALIDAAVFPGTQGGPLVHSIAAKAIACYEAMTTDYKAYAIQVQRNAKVMAQEFMDRGYKIISDGTDNHLLLLDLSSKNITGKKAEAALQKADITTNKNLIPFDRTKPQVTSGIRLGTAAITTRGLVEADMVRVVEWIDRVLKNFDHESKIKKVKEEVNKYMCHFPLTVVDH; this is encoded by the coding sequence ATCAAACAAGATTCAATTATTTTTTCACTCATAGCAAAAGAAAAAAATCGTCAAGAAACAGGGTTAGAATTGATTGCTTCTGAGAACTTTGTTTCTGCCCAAGTAGCAGCTGCTACAGGTAGTATTTTAACCAATAAATATGCAGAAGGTCTTCCAGGTAAACGCTATTATGGAGGATGCGATATTGTAGATGCAGTAGAGTCTTTAGCAATTGACCGGGCTAAAGCATTGTTTAACGTAGATTGGGTAAATGTACAGCCTCATTCTGGTTCACAGGCCAATGCAGCCTTGATGATGGCAGTTTTAAAGCCTGGGGATAAGATACTCGGATTTGACTTAGCCCATGGTGGTCACTTAACCCATGGCGCTTCTGTAAATTTTTCTGGAAAGTTATATCAATCTTTTTTTTATGGTGTTAACCAAGCAAGAGGATCTATTGAGTGGGAGGAAGTAGCACAAAAAGCAAGAGTCGTGCAGCCCGTTATGATCATTTGTGGCGCTTCCGCTTATAGCCGTGATTGGGACTATGTACGGCTACGGGCCATTGCAGACGAAGTAGGCGCATTTTTATGGGCAGATATTGCCCATCCTGCTGGTCTTATTAGCCAAGGGTTACTCAATAACCCTTTCCCTTATTGTCATTTTGTGACGACTACCACACATAAAACATTACGAGGCCCTAGAGGAGGTATGATACTCATGGGAAAAGATTTTGAAAATCCTTTCGGTAAAACCAATGCCAGAGGCATGGTTCAAAATATGTCTGCTTTAATAGATGCTGCTGTTTTTCCTGGTACACAAGGTGGACCATTGGTGCATAGTATAGCTGCTAAGGCTATTGCTTGTTACGAAGCTATGACCACCGACTATAAAGCTTATGCCATACAAGTGCAGCGCAATGCTAAAGTTATGGCACAGGAGTTCATGGATAGAGGCTATAAAATTATATCTGACGGAACAGACAACCACTTATTATTGCTGGATCTATCTAGTAAAAATATTACTGGTAAAAAAGCAGAAGCAGCTTTACAAAAGGCAGATATTACCACTAATAAAAATTTAATTCCTTTTGACCGTACGAAGCCACAAGTTACCTCAGGTATCCGCTTAGGCACCGCTGCTATAACGACTAGGGGGTTGGTGGAAGCTGATATGGTACGGGTCGTAGAATGGATCGATCGTGTGCTTAAGAATTTTGATCATGAATCTAAAATAAAAAAAGTAAAGGAAGAAGTTAATAAATATATGTGTCATTTCCCCTTAACAGTGGTAGATCATTAG
- a CDS encoding ABC transporter ATP-binding protein: MISFENISKSFNNKIILNKISGLFKTGQISLVIGSSGTGKSLLVKCLLGLVLPDEGFSLFDGRDLVYGEKLLQTEIRKKVGMLFQGGALFDSKNIEENVRFPLDVLTNMGIAEKKDRVHECLSQVGLPDVAHKMPNELSGGMKKRAGIARAIVNHPKYLFCDEPNSGLDPQTALKIDELIAEVTYAYNMTTVVVTHDMNTILSLGDFILFLYQGTKLWEGCSKDILHTNLVELEDFLFVGKIKELLFKRKREIEVNNYTIK; encoded by the coding sequence ATGATTTCCTTTGAAAATATTTCTAAATCTTTTAATAATAAAATCATTTTAAATAAGATCAGTGGTCTATTTAAAACAGGACAAATCAGTTTAGTAATCGGTTCCAGTGGAACTGGAAAAAGTCTTTTGGTCAAATGCTTACTTGGTTTGGTTTTACCGGATGAGGGATTTTCACTTTTTGATGGACGTGATCTAGTCTATGGTGAGAAGCTACTACAAACCGAAATAAGAAAAAAGGTGGGTATGCTCTTCCAAGGAGGGGCTTTGTTTGATTCTAAAAACATAGAAGAAAATGTCCGTTTCCCGTTAGATGTACTGACCAATATGGGTATAGCAGAAAAGAAAGATCGTGTCCATGAATGTCTCTCACAGGTAGGCCTGCCAGATGTAGCTCACAAAATGCCTAATGAGCTAAGTGGTGGTATGAAAAAACGAGCAGGGATCGCTAGAGCCATTGTGAACCATCCTAAATACCTATTTTGTGATGAGCCTAACTCAGGACTAGACCCCCAAACGGCACTTAAAATAGATGAACTAATTGCTGAGGTAACCTATGCTTACAACATGACTACAGTAGTAGTAACCCACGATATGAATACTATTTTATCTCTGGGCGATTTTATCTTGTTCTTGTACCAAGGTACAAAATTGTGGGAGGGTTGTTCTAAGGATATTTTACATACGAATCTAGTAGAGCTAGAAGATTTTCTATTTGTCGGCAAAATTAAAGAGCTGCTGTTTAAGAGAAAAAGGGAAATAGAGGTAAATAACTATACAATCAAGTAG
- a CDS encoding MlaE family ABC transporter permease, with protein MVKGFNAYLLFLRAMFGNPIPCRMFLSRVAKECIQVGVNSLFIVCIISIFMGGATCIQLASQLSNPFITKDFIGIAVRNMTISELGPTVIGIVFTGKIGSSMASELGTMRISEQIDALEIMGVNANNYLVLPKIIATVLMYPFLVIIAMFLSIYGGFLACKWLTSIPPQAYINGLRNTFDAYDVHIAIYKSLVYGFLISSIACYKGFITKGGSLDVGKSSTNAVTNSGIAILIADLFLVYGLLSHRI; from the coding sequence ATGGTAAAAGGATTTAACGCATATCTACTTTTTTTACGTGCAATGTTTGGCAACCCTATTCCATGTCGAATGTTTTTGTCTCGGGTTGCCAAAGAATGTATTCAAGTAGGGGTAAATTCTCTTTTTATCGTTTGTATTATTTCTATTTTTATGGGTGGAGCCACCTGTATCCAGCTTGCTTCTCAATTAAGCAATCCATTTATTACAAAAGACTTTATAGGTATTGCAGTACGTAATATGACCATTTCTGAACTAGGACCAACGGTAATTGGTATTGTTTTTACAGGCAAAATAGGTTCTAGTATGGCCAGCGAGCTGGGGACTATGCGCATTAGTGAGCAGATAGATGCATTGGAAATTATGGGTGTAAATGCCAATAATTATTTGGTTTTACCAAAAATTATTGCTACGGTTTTAATGTATCCATTTCTGGTCATTATTGCTATGTTTCTTTCTATATATGGTGGGTTTCTTGCTTGTAAATGGCTTACTTCGATCCCTCCTCAAGCCTATATCAATGGATTAAGAAATACATTTGATGCATATGATGTCCATATAGCAATTTATAAATCTTTGGTTTATGGATTCCTTATCTCTTCCATTGCTTGTTATAAAGGATTTATTACAAAAGGTGGATCGTTAGATGTAGGAAAATCCAGTACAAATGCCGTTACCAATAGTGGTATTGCGATTTTAATCGCAGATTTATTTTTAGTCTATGGTTTACTCAGCCATCGTATCTAA
- a CDS encoding Rpn family recombination-promoting nuclease/putative transposase: MEQITPKVDLAFKKIFGVEENKDLLIELINATVSREDQVVDVTLLNPYNPKNFRSDKLSILDIKAISETGKRFNIEIQITDEADYDKRALYYWAKLYTDQLKVSQGYSKLNKAIGIHILNFISIADNKKYHNVFRITEKESGIAYFHDLELHTIELTKFSKDPDENLTSLLKKIKTSXDIWTAFLTRHDLLNKDNLPGPLAIPSLKKALHVLDTLNFTDEERMAYEDHLKWLLIEANTVEKYRQEGEEKGRQEGIRIGEEKGKLEGKLEGKLEGKLEGKLEIAKAMLKDGFQLDKVILFTGLSXSDIQSII, encoded by the coding sequence ATGGAACAAATTACTCCGAAAGTAGATTTAGCCTTCAAAAAAATATTTGGGGTAGAAGAAAATAAAGATTTGCTTATTGAGTTGATCAATGCTACGGTCTCTCGAGAAGATCAGGTAGTAGATGTTACGTTATTAAATCCTTATAACCCNAAAAATTTTAGAAGCGACAAACTATCTATTTTAGATATTAAAGCGATAAGTGAAACTGGGAAAAGGTTTAATATAGAGATCCAAATCACAGATGAAGCAGATTATGATAAACGCGCTTTATATTATTGGGCTAAGTTATATACAGATCAATTAAAGGTATCTCAAGGTTATTCTAAGTTGAATAAAGCAATAGGAATTCATATCCTTAACTTTATCTCTATAGCAGATAATAAAAAGTATCATAACGTCTTTCGTATTACAGAAAAAGAGAGTGGTATAGCTTATTTTCATGATTTAGAATTGCATACAATAGAGTTGACTAAGTTTAGTAAAGATCCAGATGAGAATCTGACCAGTTTATTGAAAAAAATCAAAACATCANTAGATATCTGGACGGCTTTTCTTACGCGTCATGATTTACTGAATAAGGATAACTTACCTGGTCCCTTAGCAATCCCNAGCCTTAAAAAGGCCTTACATGTTTTAGATACGTTAAACTTCACGGATGAAGAAAGAATGGCTTATGAGGATCACTTGAAATGGTTACTCATAGAAGCCAACACAGTGGAAAAATATAGACAAGAAGGAGAAGAAAAAGGTAGACAAGAGGGTATCCGAATAGGGGAAGAAAAGGGTAAGCTAGAGGGTAAGCTGGAGGGTAAGCTGGAGGGTAAGCTGGAGGGTAAGCTGGAAATCGCCAAGGCTATGCTTAAAGATGGATTTCAATTAGATAAAGTAATATTATTTACNGGACTATCTNANTCTGATATTCAGTCTATTATATAG
- a CDS encoding membrane protein has translation MDRSNHLQDQRKNTFVQYSVGNKNFHTITLMITVLTTAIGGGSMMRIIPNVYNYDIYYIFVVFLGAIKPFLLISILSFRMGPFMNHLSIADTIGSVYGKYPRAITALLSICLCISLTSIEINIISDIIRIYIRSIDHRVITFMVALYLISYTILGGVRAITVSDVLQFIILMTILFLIIKFLFIKTGKSLLEIILILKEEKRFQLNHVFQNNRKLIKLVIHFIGSFFYITPSVIHRLYTCCSPTQVYKVFSLASILGLVIKGCFVLIGILIFIDSPNLVVKNFSSDMWNELNDPPLSSRMVNLCASHMHHFFQVSIA, from the coding sequence ATGGACAGATCCAATCATTTACAGGATCAACGAAAAAATACGTTTGTTCAATATTCTGTCGGTAATAAGAATTTTCATACAATTACTTTAATGATTACAGTGTTGACTACAGCCATTGGAGGAGGGTCAATGATGCGTATTATTCCTAATGTTTATAATTATGATATATATTACATATTTGTAGTTTTTTTGGGAGCTATAAAGCCTTTTTTGCTAATCAGTATTTTATCGTTTCGTATGGGTCCATTTATGAATCACCTTTCTATTGCAGATACCATAGGTAGTGTATATGGTAAATATCCAAGAGCTATTACTGCGTTATTAAGTATCTGTCTTTGTATTAGCCTTACTTCTATTGAAATCAATATAATCTCCGATATCATAAGAATCTATATAAGGTCGATTGACCATCGTGTTATAACTTTTATGGTAGCTTTATATCTTATTTCATATACTATACTTGGCGGTGTGCGTGCTATTACTGTTAGTGATGTATTACAATTTATAATCCTTATGACTATTTTATTTCTAATTATTAAGTTTTTATTTATAAAAACAGGTAAATCATTATTAGAAATAATATTAATTCTAAAAGAAGAAAAAAGATTTCAATTAAACCATGTTTTCCAAAATAATAGGAAGTTAATTAAATTGGTTATACATTTTATAGGTTCTTTTTTTTATATAACTCCATCAGTTATACATAGATTATACACGTGTTGTAGTCCGACTCAAGTTTACAAAGTTTTCTCACTTGCTAGTATTCTTGGACTTGTTATAAAAGGATGTTTTGTATTAATTGGGATACTTATATTTATAGATAGTCCAAACTTAGTGGTAAAAAATTTTTCGTCAGATATGTGGAATGAACTTAATGACCCACCTTTGTCAAGTAGAATGGTCAATCTTTGCGCCTCTCATATGCATCATTTCTTCCAAGTCTCTATAGCTTAA
- the ileS gene encoding isoleucine--tRNA ligase, which produces MKKYKTQMQLNLLDIAKKIDLFWEKQETFACSMQQRESSEPFVFFEGPPSANGAPGVHHILAMTVKDLFTRYKTMQGYYVCRKSGWDTHGLPVELQVEKKLGITKADIGKKISIADYNQTCRTMVMAYKSEWESLNKQLGYWKDNLNPYITYERDYIESVWYVLKALYNKKLIYKGYSIQPYSPTIGTGLSSHELNQPGCYKLVKDISIVAQFKRQDNEYFLAWTTTPWTLPANSALAVGATIHYVKIATINPYTHLPIYVILAEDAVQRFFTGAPTSCDGHQSDTRSDRASLPWEIVDRYTGADLVGIRYEQLLPYVQPKGDAFKVIAADFVNTTEGTGIVHIAPTFGADDYRIAQKENIAPIMVTNASGASVPIVDRQGRFVAEITDFAGRYVKSAYEEASTLPPVDLLIATKLKQENKAFKVEKYEHNYPHCWRTHQPILYYPLDAWFVKTTAYKKLLIDLNHSIRWKPAAVGKGRFGSWLEHLIDWNLSRERYWGTPLPIWRTADQKEEKCISSLAELRFEVEQAVLAGFMQQQLPEDIDLHRPYVDDIVLVSSNGLPMYRETAVIDVWFDAGAMPCAQWHYPFENQEIFEKNFPADFIAEGIDQTRGWFFTLHVISTLLFEIPAFKNVVVNGLVLDKYGNKMSKSIGNTLDPTELLRQYGPDAIRWYMISNASPWDSLKFDAAGVAEVVRKFFITLHSTYNFFAVYANLDQFYFNKHVLTNRDLTQSDRWIISRSHTLIKMVTEAYDHYEPTPVARMIQDFVIDDLSNWYVRLNRKRFWKNQQDQDKEAAYQTLYHCLITVAKLMAPIAPFYGDYLYQALNHVTQKEKHYSVHLSDFPVAASEALNPRLEIEMAQVQKIVSLAHALRKKYSIKVRQPLSSISIAGLFTSAGWPGLEKLIKKEINVKKIHYLDNIHHLKKAKPNFSLLGKRYGPKMKYLNEAIIALTPSEIYSLEEGNTHLLHVQDEIIPLTLADILIFTEDIPGWCVATEGEITIVLDTTLDSALQEEGIAREFVHRIQQLRKTLNFNIEDKIIIDIEQYENSINQSIITYKDYICTETQAIALQFVSKLVGCEIHVEDVKVVIRLTKVE; this is translated from the coding sequence ATGAAAAAATACAAAACGCAAATGCAACTCAACTTGCTAGACATTGCAAAAAAAATAGATCTCTTTTGGGAAAAACAAGAAACATTTGCATGCTCTATGCAACAACGTGAAAGCAGTGAGCCTTTTGTCTTTTTTGAAGGACCTCCTTCAGCCAATGGTGCACCAGGTGTACACCATATCTTGGCCATGACCGTTAAAGATCTTTTTACTAGGTATAAAACCATGCAGGGTTATTATGTATGTCGCAAAAGTGGTTGGGATACACATGGTTTGCCGGTGGAACTGCAAGTAGAAAAAAAATTAGGTATTACCAAGGCAGATATTGGTAAAAAAATTAGCATAGCCGATTACAATCAGACATGTCGAACAATGGTTATGGCTTACAAAAGCGAATGGGAATCATTGAATAAGCAGCTAGGCTACTGGAAAGACAATCTAAATCCTTATATCACCTATGAACGCGATTATATTGAGTCGGTTTGGTACGTTCTGAAAGCACTGTACAATAAAAAACTGATCTATAAAGGCTATTCTATACAGCCTTACTCCCCTACTATTGGCACAGGACTAAGTTCGCATGAATTAAACCAGCCAGGTTGCTATAAGTTGGTAAAAGACATTTCGATTGTAGCACAGTTTAAACGACAAGACAATGAATATTTTCTGGCATGGACAACTACACCATGGACCCTTCCTGCAAATAGTGCCCTAGCGGTAGGGGCTACTATTCATTATGTTAAAATAGCTACCATCAACCCCTATACCCATCTGCCTATTTACGTTATTTTGGCCGAAGATGCGGTACAACGTTTTTTTACAGGTGCGCCCACTAGCTGTGATGGCCATCAGTCCGATACTAGATCCGATCGTGCTAGTTTACCTTGGGAGATTGTAGACAGGTATACAGGCGCGGATTTAGTAGGCATCCGTTATGAACAGCTTTTACCTTATGTACAGCCCAAAGGAGATGCTTTTAAGGTGATCGCAGCTGATTTTGTCAATACCACAGAAGGTACTGGTATTGTCCATATTGCACCTACCTTTGGTGCAGATGATTACCGAATCGCCCAAAAAGAAAATATTGCCCCTATTATGGTGACCAATGCATCGGGTGCATCTGTTCCAATTGTAGATAGACAAGGTCGTTTTGTAGCAGAAATCACTGATTTTGCTGGACGTTATGTAAAATCGGCCTATGAAGAAGCGTCGACTTTACCTCCTGTAGATCTATTGATTGCTACGAAACTAAAGCAAGAAAATAAAGCTTTTAAAGTAGAAAAATATGAACACAATTATCCCCATTGTTGGCGTACCCATCAACCAATTCTTTACTATCCACTAGATGCCTGGTTTGTTAAGACAACAGCTTACAAAAAATTATTGATTGACTTAAACCATTCCATTCGATGGAAGCCTGCTGCTGTAGGGAAAGGAAGATTTGGTAGTTGGCTAGAGCATTTAATAGATTGGAACCTGAGTCGTGAACGTTACTGGGGTACTCCACTCCCTATCTGGCGTACAGCTGATCAGAAAGAAGAAAAGTGTATCAGTTCCTTAGCCGAACTAAGGTTTGAAGTAGAGCAAGCTGTGTTGGCTGGTTTTATGCAACAGCAGCTACCGGAAGATATTGATTTACATCGTCCTTATGTAGATGATATTGTTTTGGTAAGCAGCAATGGATTGCCTATGTATCGGGAGACAGCTGTAATAGATGTTTGGTTTGATGCTGGTGCAATGCCTTGTGCACAATGGCACTATCCATTTGAGAATCAAGAAATATTTGAAAAAAATTTCCCTGCTGATTTTATTGCAGAAGGAATAGACCAAACTAGAGGATGGTTTTTTACCTTACATGTTATTTCCACATTACTTTTTGAAATTCCTGCTTTTAAAAATGTAGTGGTCAATGGACTAGTATTGGATAAATATGGCAATAAAATGTCTAAAAGCATTGGTAATACGCTTGATCCAACCGAATTATTGAGACAATATGGTCCAGATGCCATACGTTGGTATATGATTAGTAATGCCAGTCCATGGGATAGTTTAAAATTTGATGCCGCAGGCGTAGCAGAGGTAGTACGTAAATTTTTCATTACCTTACACAGCACGTATAATTTTTTTGCCGTTTATGCCAATCTAGATCAGTTCTATTTTAATAAACATGTACTTACCAATAGGGACCTAACCCAGAGTGACAGGTGGATTATTTCTCGTTCACATACACTAATTAAAATGGTAACAGAAGCCTATGACCACTATGAGCCTACACCAGTGGCCAGAATGATTCAAGATTTTGTAATAGATGATTTGAGTAATTGGTATGTACGGCTGAATAGAAAAAGGTTCTGGAAAAACCAACAGGATCAGGACAAAGAAGCTGCTTATCAGACCCTATATCATTGTCTTATAACGGTTGCTAAACTGATGGCACCTATAGCGCCTTTTTATGGAGATTACCTCTATCAAGCATTGAACCATGTTACACAAAAAGAAAAGCATTATTCTGTTCATTTATCAGATTTTCCAGTAGCAGCATCAGAGGCCTTAAATCCAAGACTAGAAATAGAGATGGCGCAAGTACAAAAAATTGTTTCTTTGGCACATGCTTTACGTAAAAAATATAGCATTAAGGTGCGCCAACCTTTATCTAGTATCAGCATTGCAGGTCTGTTTACTTCAGCTGGATGGCCTGGTCTAGAAAAGCTGATAAAAAAAGAAATTAATGTAAAGAAGATCCATTACTTAGATAATATCCATCATCTAAAAAAAGCAAAACCTAATTTTTCTCTTTTAGGTAAACGGTATGGTCCTAAAATGAAATACCTTAATGAGGCTATTATCGCCTTAACACCATCTGAAATTTATTCTTTAGAAGAAGGCAACACCCATCTATTACACGTACAAGATGAAATAATTCCCCTTACCTTAGCAGATATATTGATTTTTACAGAAGATATACCTGGATGGTGTGTGGCCACAGAGGGTGAAATAACCATTGTACTAGATACTACCTTGGATAGCGCGCTGCAAGAAGAAGGCATTGCACGTGAATTTGTGCACCGTATTCAGCAATTGCGTAAAACCTTAAACTTCAATATTGAAGACAAAATCATCATTGATATAGAACAATATGAAAATTCTATAAATCAATCTATTATCACCTATAAAGATTATATTTGTACCGAAACACAAGCCATAGCACTACAATTTGTATCCAAGCTAGTAGGATGCGAAATCCATGTAGAGGATGTAAAGGTAGTGATTCGGCTTACCAAAGTGGAATAG
- a CDS encoding DNA-3-methyladenine glycosylase: protein MVLNRSFFIQDTNTVSTNLIGKLLCFHNLKGIITETESYIGTDDPACHATKGMTKRTKVMFGLAGFTYVYFIYGKYYCLNIVTEALNFPAATLIRGIKLTDPPYTYLNGPGKLCQYLGINLMHNAIDVTVSKTLYIKDIGCQLSYKSTPRIGISKGLDKIWRYVVTDIDCIPAMPPKLVCTPTL from the coding sequence ATGGTCCTAAATAGATCTTTTTTTATACAAGATACAAATACCGTCAGTACCAATTTAATTGGCAAACTACTATGTTTTCATAACCTTAAGGGCATTATTACTGAAACGGAGAGTTATATTGGTACAGATGATCCCGCTTGCCACGCAACCAAAGGTATGACCAAAAGAACCAAAGTCATGTTTGGACTAGCTGGATTTACCTATGTATATTTTATATATGGCAAATATTACTGTTTAAACATTGTTACGGAAGCTTTAAATTTTCCAGCTGCTACACTTATTAGAGGTATAAAACTGACCGATCCACCTTATACTTACCTAAATGGTCCAGGTAAACTTTGCCAATATTTAGGCATTAATTTAATGCATAATGCGATCGATGTAACCGTATCAAAAACATTATATATTAAAGATATAGGTTGTCAATTATCTTATAAGTCAACACCTAGAATAGGCATTTCAAAAGGGTTAGATAAAATATGGCGCTATGTTGTTACAGATATAGATTGTATACCAGCTATGCCACCTAAGCTAGTTTGTACCCCTACCTTGTAA
- a CDS encoding LysE family translocator: protein MQNFYIDDFIIFYMANLLNLLTPGANFTIITCHSSTMSRKAGMMTIIGIISSAFICKGCAICGIGFITAKLFWCFQLVKYMACIYLLYLGIGYFWYSITMKTGQKFLDAIVLDKPLSKSSMKYIAIFRVGFLTDMFNPQALFGFMTIVSSTVRPETTFLIRFCYVLILICTSFIWYTLIVLLFSHPILTKKLYGFLPWIKCLSGISLIGIACKILFIG, encoded by the coding sequence ATGCAGAACTTTTACATAGATGATTTTATCATATTTTATATGGCCAACCTATTGAACCTTCTAACACCAGGTGCTAATTTTACCATCATAACATGTCATAGTAGTACCATGTCTAGAAAAGCAGGTATGATGACTATCATAGGGATTATCTCTAGTGCCTTTATATGTAAAGGATGTGCCATTTGTGGCATTGGTTTTATTACTGCTAAGCTATTTTGGTGCTTCCAGTTGGTTAAGTATATGGCTTGTATCTACCTACTTTACTTAGGAATTGGATACTTTTGGTATTCTATCACTATGAAGACAGGGCAAAAATTTTTAGATGCTATTGTATTGGACAAACCTTTAAGCAAATCTTCTATGAAATATATAGCAATCTTTCGGGTAGGATTTTTAACAGATATGTTCAATCCTCAGGCACTATTTGGTTTTATGACTATTGTTTCTTCTACAGTCCGTCCAGAAACTACTTTTTTAATCCGATTCTGCTATGTACTGATATTGATTTGTACATCTTTTATTTGGTATACACTTATAGTTTTGCTTTTTTCTCATCCCATTTTGACCAAGAAGCTATATGGTTTTCTCCCATGGATCAAGTGTTTAAGTGGTATTAGTTTGATAGGTATTGCCTGTAAAATACTATTTATAGGCTAA